The following are encoded together in the Zingiber officinale cultivar Zhangliang chromosome 8A, Zo_v1.1, whole genome shotgun sequence genome:
- the LOC122008044 gene encoding uncharacterized protein LOC122008044 isoform X2: MQQEEIPSRSPTEQFSIEEECISSSDAARILNSCDEAVVVDEDLFPSPDHLSSLVSLLRTEDDVFSSSSAAVSAGGSSSAPPPCYPDDGAFSPFNALDAAALSALLDAPMGAQMPNTQAPDVDLLSHARYAGPSACASSVNLPLIGYPPPFPGDPSHYSFEDEISVGDPATSGYTAGRCQPNRPCEGEYYTAAVAGMHQQQKQSSGFVGMELASPCLALEEGGMGPMLYRSSIARGEAPRGYFFAGGGMMSMPTTVPEAGFMGPANTTKYQRLDCGLGVYGQEVALQHAFGSGDLQVIGGCSQHLMTGTGGNPVLLPAPEVVSSMDESSFKVGRLSVKERKEKINRYQQKRNQRNFSKKIKYACRKTLADSRPRVRGRFAKNDEFGEVTKTSSNDHEFEDEEEMMVKEEDEMLDSDILPHISGVNSFNFPVESWI, encoded by the exons ATGCAGCAGGAGGAGATCCCTTCAAGGTCACCCACCGAGCAATTCTCCATT GAAGAGGAGTGCATCTCCAGCTCCGATGCCGCTCGGATCTTGAACTCGTGCGACGAAGCCGTGGTCGTCGACGAAGATCTCTTCCCGTCGCCGGACCACCTCTCGTCCCTCGTCAGCTTGCTCCGCACAGAGGACGATGTCTTCTCTTCCTCGTCTGCCGCGGTGAGCGCCGGAGGGTCCTCATCCGCGCCTCCCCCCTGCTACCCGGACGATGGCGCTTTCTCCCCCTTTAACGCTCTCGACGCGGCCGCGCTCTCTGCTCTTCTCGATGCGCCTATGGGGGCGCAGATGCCGAACACCCAAGCCCCGGACGTCGACCTCCTCTCACACGCTCGCTACGCCGGCCCGTCCGCCTGCGCCTCCTCGGTGAACCTCCCGCTCATCGGTTATCCGCCTCCCTTCCCAGGGGATCCTTCTCACTATTCGTTCGAAGACGAGATCTCGGTTGGCGATCCGGCGACGAGCGGGTATACGGCGGGCCGGTGTCAACCGAATCGGCCGTGCGAGGGCGAGTACTACACCGCCGCGGTGGCCGGAATGCATCAGCAGCAGAAGCAGTCGTCGGGGTTCGTAGGGATGGAGTTGGCGTCGCCGTGCTTGGCTCTGGAGGAGGGCGGCATGGGGCCGATGCTGTACCGGAGCTCAATTGCCCGAGGAGAAGCGCCGAGGGGTTACTTTTTTGCGGGAGGGGGGATGATGAGCATGCCGACGACAGTGCCGGAGGCCGGATTCATGGGACCGGCTAATACGACCAAGTATCAGAGGCTGGACTGTGGTTTGGGAGTGTACGGACAGGAAGTCGCGCTGCAGCATGCCTTCGGCTCTGGTGATTTGCAG GTAATTGGAGGATGCAGCCAACATCTGATGACTGGAACTGGCGGCAATCCGGTGCTGCTTCCAGCGCCGGAGGTGGTCTCATCAATGGATGAATCCAGCTTCAAGGTCGGTCGTCTGTCGGTCaaggagaggaaggagaagaTAAATAGATATCAGCAGAAGCGAAACCAAAGAAACTTTAGCAAGAAGATCAAG TATGCCTGTAGGAAAACTCTGGCAGACAGCCGGCCTAGAGTGCGTGGGAGATTTGCAAAAAATGATGAGTTTGGTGAAGTAACAAAAACTAGCTCAAATGACCATGAATTCGAAGACGAGGAAGAA ATGAtggtgaaggaagaagatgagatgcTAGACTCGGATATCCTTCCGCACATTAGTGGTGTGAATTCCTTCAATTTCCCTGTCGAATCTTGGATATGA
- the LOC122008044 gene encoding uncharacterized protein LOC122008044 isoform X1 produces MQQEEIPSRSPTEQFSIEEECISSSDAARILNSCDEAVVVDEDLFPSPDHLSSLVSLLRTEDDVFSSSSAAVSAGGSSSAPPPCYPDDGAFSPFNALDAAALSALLDAPMGAQMPNTQAPDVDLLSHARYAGPSACASSVNLPLIGYPPPFPGDPSHYSFEDEISVGDPATSGYTAGRCQPNRPCEGEYYTAAVAGMHQQQKQSSGFVGMELASPCLALEEGGMGPMLYRSSIARGEAPRGYFFAGGGMMSMPTTVPEAGFMGPANTTKYQRLDCGLGVYGQEVALQHAFGSGDLQVIGGCSQHLMTGTGGNPVLLPAPEVVSSMDESSFKVGRLSVKERKEKINRYQQKRNQRNFSKKIKYACRKTLADSRPRVRGRFAKNDEFGEVTKTSSNDHEFEDEEEVIHSSHFIKHTFFSSTNFCLIQATSLCGKVSLLDTHCNTCQTAEMTKSKKVTKN; encoded by the exons ATGCAGCAGGAGGAGATCCCTTCAAGGTCACCCACCGAGCAATTCTCCATT GAAGAGGAGTGCATCTCCAGCTCCGATGCCGCTCGGATCTTGAACTCGTGCGACGAAGCCGTGGTCGTCGACGAAGATCTCTTCCCGTCGCCGGACCACCTCTCGTCCCTCGTCAGCTTGCTCCGCACAGAGGACGATGTCTTCTCTTCCTCGTCTGCCGCGGTGAGCGCCGGAGGGTCCTCATCCGCGCCTCCCCCCTGCTACCCGGACGATGGCGCTTTCTCCCCCTTTAACGCTCTCGACGCGGCCGCGCTCTCTGCTCTTCTCGATGCGCCTATGGGGGCGCAGATGCCGAACACCCAAGCCCCGGACGTCGACCTCCTCTCACACGCTCGCTACGCCGGCCCGTCCGCCTGCGCCTCCTCGGTGAACCTCCCGCTCATCGGTTATCCGCCTCCCTTCCCAGGGGATCCTTCTCACTATTCGTTCGAAGACGAGATCTCGGTTGGCGATCCGGCGACGAGCGGGTATACGGCGGGCCGGTGTCAACCGAATCGGCCGTGCGAGGGCGAGTACTACACCGCCGCGGTGGCCGGAATGCATCAGCAGCAGAAGCAGTCGTCGGGGTTCGTAGGGATGGAGTTGGCGTCGCCGTGCTTGGCTCTGGAGGAGGGCGGCATGGGGCCGATGCTGTACCGGAGCTCAATTGCCCGAGGAGAAGCGCCGAGGGGTTACTTTTTTGCGGGAGGGGGGATGATGAGCATGCCGACGACAGTGCCGGAGGCCGGATTCATGGGACCGGCTAATACGACCAAGTATCAGAGGCTGGACTGTGGTTTGGGAGTGTACGGACAGGAAGTCGCGCTGCAGCATGCCTTCGGCTCTGGTGATTTGCAG GTAATTGGAGGATGCAGCCAACATCTGATGACTGGAACTGGCGGCAATCCGGTGCTGCTTCCAGCGCCGGAGGTGGTCTCATCAATGGATGAATCCAGCTTCAAGGTCGGTCGTCTGTCGGTCaaggagaggaaggagaagaTAAATAGATATCAGCAGAAGCGAAACCAAAGAAACTTTAGCAAGAAGATCAAG TATGCCTGTAGGAAAACTCTGGCAGACAGCCGGCCTAGAGTGCGTGGGAGATTTGCAAAAAATGATGAGTTTGGTGAAGTAACAAAAACTAGCTCAAATGACCATGAATTCGAAGACGAGGAAGAAGTAATACACTCTTCTCATTTCATCAAACACACTTTTTTCTCAAGCACTAATTTCTGTTTGATCCAAGCAACAAGCTTATGCGGTAAGGTTTCTTTATTGGACACCCACTGTAATACTTGTCAAACAGCAGAAATGACAAAATCAAAGAAGGTAACAAAGAACTAA